One segment of Enterobacter ludwigii DNA contains the following:
- a CDS encoding DUF2569 domain-containing protein, which produces MTATPGERIGGWLIAPLAWLLVALLSASLALLLYTTALITPHAIQTLMSQSVLNITMWFVSFVFAIGMWYYTLWLTIAFFKRRKGVPKHYIIWLLISVLLAVKAFAFSPVSDALAVRQLLFPLLAAALLVPYFKRSTRVKNTFVNP; this is translated from the coding sequence ATGACCGCAACGCCTGGAGAACGAATTGGAGGCTGGTTAATCGCCCCACTGGCATGGCTGCTGGTTGCCTTATTAAGCGCATCACTTGCGCTGCTGCTTTATACCACCGCTCTGATTACACCTCATGCAATCCAGACCCTGATGTCGCAAAGTGTGCTTAATATTACGATGTGGTTTGTGTCGTTCGTTTTTGCAATCGGGATGTGGTACTACACGCTATGGCTGACCATTGCCTTCTTTAAGCGCCGTAAGGGTGTCCCTAAACACTACATTATCTGGCTGCTGATTTCGGTCCTGCTGGCGGTGAAAGCCTTTGCTTTTTCGCCAGTTTCTGATGCCCTGGCCGTTCGCCAGCTGCTTTTCCCGTTACTGGCGGCGGCGCTGCTGGTGCCCTATTTCAAGCGTTCGACGCGGGTGAAGAACACCTTTGTGAACCCGTAA
- the ydgT gene encoding transcription modulator YdgT, whose translation MTVQDYLLKFRKINSLESLEKLFDHLNYTLSDNQEIINMYRAADHRRAELVSGGRLFNVGEVPKSVWRYVL comes from the coding sequence ATGACAGTTCAGGACTATTTATTAAAATTTCGCAAGATCAATTCGCTTGAGAGCCTGGAAAAACTGTTTGACCATCTGAACTACACGCTGTCGGATAATCAGGAAATCATCAATATGTATCGCGCCGCTGACCACCGCCGTGCGGAGCTGGTCTCCGGTGGCCGTTTGTTCAACGTCGGTGAAGTGCCTAAGTCTGTATGGCGCTACGTTTTATAA
- the rsxA gene encoding electron transport complex subunit RsxA, with protein MTDYLLLFVGTVLVNNFVLVKFLGLCPFMGVSKKLETAMGMGLATTFVMTMASICAWLIDNWILIPLDLIYLRTLSFILVIAVVVQFTEMVVRKTSPALYRLLGIFLPLITTNCAVLGVALLNINLGHNFMQSALYGFSAAVGFSLVMVLFASIRERLAAADIPAPFRGNAIALVTAGLMSLAFMGFSGLVKL; from the coding sequence ATGACCGATTACTTACTGCTCTTTGTCGGCACTGTGCTGGTTAACAACTTCGTCCTGGTGAAGTTCCTTGGCCTGTGTCCATTTATGGGGGTTTCCAAAAAGCTGGAAACTGCGATGGGCATGGGGCTGGCCACCACCTTCGTGATGACGATGGCGTCTATCTGCGCGTGGTTGATTGATAACTGGATCCTCATCCCGCTGGATTTAATCTATCTGCGTACGCTGTCCTTTATTCTGGTCATCGCGGTGGTAGTGCAATTCACAGAAATGGTGGTGCGTAAAACCAGCCCGGCTCTCTATCGCCTGCTGGGTATCTTCCTGCCGCTGATTACCACCAACTGTGCAGTACTTGGCGTGGCGCTGCTGAACATCAACCTTGGGCATAATTTCATGCAATCGGCGCTGTACGGTTTTTCTGCCGCCGTCGGTTTCTCTCTGGTGATGGTGCTGTTCGCCTCGATTCGCGAGCGTCTGGCAGCAGCGGATATCCCTGCGCCATTCCGCGGTAACGCGATCGCCCTGGTGACAGCAGGTTTAATGTCTCTGGCCTTTATGGGCTTTAGTGGTCTGGTGAAGTTGTAA
- a CDS encoding Mal regulon transcriptional regulator MalI, translating into MAVAKKITINDVALAAGVSVSTVSLVLSGKGRISPATGQRVNEAVEQLGFVRNRQASALRGGQSGVIGLIVRDLTSPFYAELTAGLTEALEAQGRMVFLLHGGREADQLLSRLDMLLTQGVDGVIVAGASGVSNDLCERAAEKGVPLVFASRASYLDEADTLRPDNMQAAQMLTEHLIHRGHQRIAWLGGKSSSLTRAERVGGYCATLIKYGLPFHSEWVVECESSQKKAAEAINALLRSSPTISAVICYNEVIAMGAWFGLIRAGRQSGEGGVETFFGHQVALGAFADVGENALDDLPIVWATTPAREMGYTLADRIMQRIEKADVQAGHQIVSARLVTVK; encoded by the coding sequence ATGGCTGTAGCGAAAAAAATCACCATCAACGATGTCGCGCTGGCGGCGGGGGTTTCCGTCAGCACCGTTTCACTGGTGCTCAGTGGGAAAGGACGCATTTCTCCCGCGACCGGGCAACGGGTTAACGAGGCGGTTGAGCAACTGGGCTTTGTACGTAACCGCCAGGCATCAGCGCTGCGCGGCGGCCAAAGCGGTGTGATCGGTTTGATTGTGCGTGACCTGACCTCTCCCTTTTATGCCGAACTGACCGCGGGCCTGACCGAAGCGCTTGAAGCGCAGGGACGGATGGTCTTTTTGCTTCACGGCGGCCGCGAGGCCGATCAGCTCCTTTCCCGTCTGGATATGCTGCTTACGCAGGGCGTCGACGGGGTGATCGTCGCCGGCGCGTCGGGGGTGAGTAATGACTTGTGCGAGCGCGCTGCCGAAAAAGGCGTGCCGCTGGTGTTTGCCTCGCGCGCCAGTTATCTGGACGAAGCCGATACCCTGCGACCGGACAACATGCAAGCCGCACAAATGTTGACGGAGCATCTCATTCATCGTGGGCATCAGCGCATTGCCTGGCTTGGCGGAAAAAGCTCGTCCCTGACGCGAGCCGAGCGGGTAGGCGGCTACTGCGCGACGCTGATTAAATACGGCCTCCCGTTCCACAGTGAATGGGTGGTGGAATGCGAATCCAGCCAGAAGAAAGCCGCGGAAGCGATAAACGCGTTATTACGGAGTAGCCCGACGATAAGCGCCGTGATTTGCTATAACGAGGTGATTGCGATGGGGGCCTGGTTTGGCCTGATCCGCGCCGGGCGTCAGAGCGGCGAGGGTGGCGTTGAAACCTTCTTCGGCCACCAGGTGGCGTTAGGGGCATTTGCCGACGTTGGTGAAAACGCGCTGGACGATCTGCCCATTGTCTGGGCCACCACACCTGCCCGGGAGATGGGTTACACGCTGGCGGACAGGATTATGCAGCGCATCGAGAAAGCAGACGTGCAGGCCGGGCACCAGATTGTGTCGGCACGGTTAGTGACGGTGAAATAG
- a CDS encoding oxidoreductase: MSDSIRVGLIGYGYASKTFHAPLIAGTPGMALAAVSSSDATKVHADWPSVPVVSEPKHLFNDPNIDLIVIPTPNDTHFPLAKAALEAGKHVIVDKPFTVTLSQARELDALAKSFGRVLSVFHNRRWDSDFLTVKALLNEGTLGEILFFESHFDRFRPQVRNRWREQAGPGSGIWYDLAPHLLDQAVNLFGLPVSMTVDLAQLRPGAQTTDYFHAVLSYPQRRIVLHGTMVAAAESARYILHGTRGSFVKFGLDPQEERLKNGERLPQEDWGYDMRDGVVTRVEGEERVEETLLTIPGNYPAYYAAIRDALNGTGDNPVPASQAIQIMELIELGIESAKHRATLCLA, translated from the coding sequence ATGAGTGATAGCATCCGCGTCGGGCTTATTGGTTACGGTTACGCGAGCAAGACTTTTCATGCGCCTCTGATTGCCGGGACGCCGGGCATGGCGCTGGCGGCAGTTTCCAGTAGCGATGCCACGAAAGTGCATGCCGACTGGCCCTCCGTGCCGGTTGTTTCTGAACCTAAGCATCTTTTTAACGACCCTAATATTGATCTGATCGTCATTCCCACCCCCAATGACACGCATTTTCCGCTGGCAAAGGCTGCACTGGAAGCCGGTAAGCACGTTATTGTCGATAAACCCTTCACGGTGACGTTGTCACAGGCACGCGAACTGGATGCGCTGGCAAAAAGTTTTGGCAGAGTGCTTTCGGTATTTCATAACCGCCGCTGGGACAGTGATTTCCTGACGGTAAAAGCGCTCCTTAATGAAGGCACGCTGGGCGAAATCCTCTTTTTTGAATCGCACTTTGACCGGTTCCGCCCTCAGGTCCGAAACCGCTGGCGTGAGCAAGCCGGGCCGGGCAGCGGCATCTGGTACGATTTAGCGCCGCATCTTCTCGATCAGGCCGTAAATTTGTTTGGCCTGCCGGTCAGCATGACGGTCGATCTGGCCCAGCTCAGACCCGGAGCGCAAACCACCGATTACTTTCATGCCGTCTTGAGTTACCCGCAGCGGCGTATTGTACTGCACGGGACAATGGTGGCAGCCGCCGAATCAGCGCGTTATATCCTCCACGGTACCCGCGGGAGCTTTGTGAAGTTTGGTCTCGATCCTCAGGAAGAACGCCTGAAAAACGGCGAGCGTTTGCCGCAGGAAGACTGGGGCTATGACATGCGGGACGGGGTTGTGACGCGGGTGGAAGGCGAGGAGAGGGTTGAAGAAACGTTACTGACGATCCCGGGTAACTATCCGGCGTATTATGCCGCTATCCGTGATGCGCTAAACGGGACGGGGGATAACCCGGTTCCGGCCAGCCAGGCGATTCAGATTATGGAATTGATTGAACTGGGGATTGAATCAGCCAAACACCGCGCAACGCTCTGTCTGGCGTGA
- the blr gene encoding division septum protein Blr, translating to MNRIIELAGWIVLGVSVILLGVASHIDNYQPPEPVTVAQPK from the coding sequence ATTAATCGAATCATTGAATTAGCGGGATGGATTGTCCTTGGGGTATCGGTCATTTTGCTTGGCGTTGCCAGCCATATCGATAACTACCAGCCGCCGGAGCCTGTCACCGTCGCCCAACCTAAGTAA
- the malX gene encoding maltose/glucose-specific PTS transporter subunit IIBC, producing the protein MTAKAAQKISLWEFFQQLGKTFMLPVALLSFCGIMLGIGSSLSSKDVITLIPFLGTPVLQAIFIWMSKVGSFAFSFLPVMFCIAIPLGLARENKGVAAFAGFVGYAVMNLAVNFWLTAKGILPTTDAAVLKANNIQSVIGIQSIDTGILGAVIAGVIIWMLHERFHNIRLPDALAFFGGTRFVPIVTLVVMGLFGLIIPLIWPVFALGINGIGRIINGAGDFGPMIFGTGERLLLPFGLQHILVALIRFTEAGGTMEVCGHDVSGALTIFQAQLSCPTTHGFSESATRFLSQGKMPAFLGGLPGAALAMYHCARPENRHKIKGLLISGVIACVVGGTTEPIEFLFLFVAPVLYLIHAVLTGLGFTVMAVLGVTIGNTDGNVIDFVVFGILHGLSTKWYLVPVVAAIWFAVYYGIFRFAITRFNLKTPGRDTDTASSVEQAVAGTVGKSGYNTPAILAALGGADNITSLDNCITRLRLSVADMSKVDTNALKANRAIGVVQLNQHNLQVVIGPQVQSVKDELATLMRTVEA; encoded by the coding sequence ATGACGGCGAAAGCAGCACAAAAAATATCGCTGTGGGAATTTTTCCAGCAACTGGGTAAAACCTTTATGCTGCCCGTGGCACTCCTCTCGTTCTGCGGGATCATGCTCGGGATCGGCAGTTCGTTGAGCAGTAAGGACGTCATCACGCTGATCCCGTTCCTCGGAACACCTGTGCTGCAGGCGATCTTTATCTGGATGAGTAAAGTCGGCTCCTTCGCCTTCAGCTTCCTGCCGGTGATGTTCTGTATTGCTATCCCGCTGGGTCTGGCACGCGAGAACAAAGGCGTGGCCGCCTTTGCCGGGTTTGTCGGTTATGCGGTAATGAACCTTGCGGTGAACTTCTGGCTGACGGCTAAAGGCATTCTGCCCACCACCGATGCCGCCGTGCTTAAAGCGAACAACATTCAGAGCGTTATCGGGATTCAGTCCATTGATACCGGGATCCTCGGCGCGGTGATCGCCGGGGTGATTATCTGGATGCTGCACGAGCGCTTCCACAATATCCGCCTGCCTGATGCGCTGGCGTTCTTCGGGGGCACCCGCTTTGTACCCATTGTAACCCTTGTGGTCATGGGTCTGTTTGGCCTTATTATTCCGCTGATCTGGCCAGTCTTTGCGCTGGGGATTAACGGGATTGGTCGCATCATCAACGGTGCGGGCGATTTTGGTCCGATGATCTTCGGAACCGGCGAACGTCTGCTGCTGCCGTTTGGTTTGCAACATATTCTGGTGGCGCTGATCCGCTTTACCGAAGCGGGCGGCACAATGGAGGTGTGCGGACACGATGTGAGCGGTGCGCTGACCATCTTCCAGGCACAGCTGAGCTGCCCGACCACGCACGGCTTCTCTGAAAGTGCGACCCGCTTCCTGTCACAGGGTAAAATGCCGGCCTTCCTCGGCGGCTTGCCGGGTGCGGCGCTGGCCATGTATCACTGTGCTCGTCCGGAAAACCGCCATAAAATTAAAGGGCTGCTGATTTCCGGGGTCATCGCCTGCGTCGTGGGTGGTACAACGGAGCCAATCGAATTCCTGTTCCTGTTTGTCGCGCCAGTGCTGTATCTCATCCACGCGGTACTGACCGGTCTGGGCTTCACCGTGATGGCGGTGCTGGGCGTCACCATCGGGAATACCGACGGCAACGTCATCGACTTTGTGGTGTTCGGGATCCTGCACGGGTTGTCGACCAAATGGTACCTGGTACCGGTGGTGGCCGCTATCTGGTTCGCGGTGTACTACGGCATTTTCCGCTTCGCCATCACCCGCTTTAACCTCAAAACGCCTGGACGGGATACCGATACCGCCAGCAGCGTTGAGCAGGCTGTTGCAGGTACCGTGGGTAAGTCTGGCTATAACACCCCTGCTATTCTGGCGGCGCTGGGCGGTGCAGATAACATTACCTCTCTGGATAACTGCATCACCCGACTGCGCCTGTCGGTGGCAGACATGTCGAAAGTGGACACCAACGCCCTGAAAGCCAACCGGGCCATCGGCGTGGTACAGTTAAATCAACATAATTTGCAGGTGGTTATCGGCCCGCAGGTTCAGTCAGTGAAAGATGAGCTGGCAACCCTGATGCGTACAGTGGAAGCCTGA
- a CDS encoding MalY/PatB family protein, with translation MFDFSTVVDRHGTWCTQWDYVADRFGAADLLPFTISDMDFATAPCITEALHQRIHHGVFGYSRWKNEEFLAAVAHWFRQRFNSHIDTDSLVYGPSVIYMVSELIRLWSTPGDGVVVHTPAYDAFYKAIEGNARQVVGVAMEKHATGWQGNRAALEAALAKPENKILLLCSPQNPTGKVWTREELSHMAELCARYDVAVISDEIHMDMVWGGRRHTPWNEVARGKWALLSSGSKSFNIPALTGAWGLIGDEQSRNGYLSALKGRDGLSSPSVLALTAHIAAYQQGEPWLDALRAYLEENLAYIARELHRAFPTLNWQPPEATYLAWIDLRPLNLDDKMLQKVLIEQQKVAIMPGYTYGEEGSGFVRLNAGCPRSKLEQGVQRLIAGITTLL, from the coding sequence ATGTTCGATTTTTCAACCGTCGTGGATCGACACGGCACCTGGTGCACGCAGTGGGACTATGTCGCCGACCGCTTTGGCGCGGCCGATCTGCTGCCCTTCACCATCTCCGATATGGATTTCGCGACCGCGCCCTGCATCACCGAAGCGCTGCACCAGCGTATTCATCACGGGGTGTTTGGCTACAGCCGCTGGAAAAATGAAGAGTTTCTCGCCGCTGTGGCGCACTGGTTCCGGCAGCGCTTTAACAGCCACATTGATACCGACTCGCTCGTGTACGGGCCTTCCGTTATTTATATGGTATCCGAACTGATTCGCCTCTGGTCAACTCCCGGCGACGGCGTGGTGGTCCATACCCCCGCTTACGATGCGTTCTATAAGGCCATCGAGGGGAATGCCCGCCAGGTGGTCGGCGTGGCGATGGAAAAACATGCCACGGGCTGGCAGGGAAATAGGGCCGCACTTGAGGCGGCGCTGGCAAAACCGGAAAACAAAATTTTGCTGCTGTGCAGCCCGCAAAATCCCACGGGTAAAGTCTGGACCCGTGAAGAGCTGAGTCACATGGCAGAACTGTGCGCCCGTTATGACGTGGCGGTGATTAGCGATGAAATTCATATGGACATGGTGTGGGGAGGCCGTCGCCATACGCCGTGGAATGAAGTGGCACGCGGCAAATGGGCACTTCTGAGCTCTGGTTCAAAAAGTTTTAACATACCGGCGCTCACCGGTGCCTGGGGGCTTATTGGCGATGAACAGAGCCGTAACGGTTACCTCAGCGCATTAAAAGGTCGTGACGGGCTCTCTTCCCCTTCCGTACTGGCGCTGACGGCCCACATTGCTGCCTATCAGCAGGGAGAGCCATGGCTGGATGCGTTGAGGGCGTATCTGGAGGAAAATCTGGCGTACATTGCACGCGAATTACACCGCGCGTTTCCGACGCTCAACTGGCAGCCACCGGAAGCCACGTATCTGGCCTGGATCGATTTACGCCCACTCAACCTTGACGATAAAATGCTACAAAAAGTCCTGATTGAGCAGCAAAAGGTCGCCATCATGCCGGGATACACCTACGGCGAAGAGGGTAGCGGTTTTGTCCGTCTGAACGCGGGATGCCCGCGTAGCAAGCTTGAGCAAGGGGTTCAGCGGCTGATCGCCGGCATAACGACGCTCCTGTAA
- the add gene encoding adenosine deaminase, translated as MIDTRLPLTDIHRHLDGNIRAQTILDLGRQYNLTLPAQTIETLIPHVQVTSNEPDLVSFLSKLDWGVKMLASLDACRRVAFENIEDAARNGLHYVELRFSPGYMAMTHNLPVAGVVEAVIDGVREGCKTFDVQARLIGIMSRTFGEAACLRELEGLLAHRDAIAAVDLAGDELGFPGSLFLSHFNRARDAGWHITVHAGEAAGPESIWQAIRELGAERIGHGVKAVEDRALMDFLAEQRIGIESCLTSNIQTSTVASLAHHPLKTFLEHGVLASLNTDDPAVQGVDIIHEYTVAAPQAGLSQDQIRQVQINGLDIAFLTPAEKQALRDKVARG; from the coding sequence ATGATTGATACACGCCTGCCACTAACTGATATTCACCGCCATCTTGACGGTAACATTCGTGCCCAAACCATCCTCGATCTTGGCCGCCAGTACAATCTCACGCTCCCTGCTCAAACGATTGAGACCCTAATCCCCCACGTTCAGGTCACCTCAAATGAACCGGATCTGGTCAGTTTCCTGAGCAAACTCGACTGGGGCGTGAAGATGCTGGCCTCGCTGGATGCCTGCCGCCGTGTTGCTTTCGAAAATATTGAAGATGCCGCCCGTAATGGCCTGCACTACGTTGAACTGCGCTTTTCGCCAGGCTATATGGCGATGACCCACAACCTGCCCGTTGCAGGCGTGGTTGAAGCGGTAATTGACGGCGTGCGCGAAGGGTGTAAAACCTTCGACGTTCAGGCTCGCCTGATTGGCATTATGAGCCGCACCTTCGGTGAAGCGGCCTGTCTGCGGGAGCTGGAAGGGTTACTGGCGCATCGTGATGCGATCGCTGCCGTTGACCTGGCGGGTGATGAACTCGGCTTCCCGGGCAGTTTGTTCCTTTCTCATTTCAACCGCGCGCGTGACGCCGGCTGGCACATTACCGTGCATGCCGGTGAAGCGGCAGGCCCTGAAAGCATCTGGCAGGCCATCCGAGAGCTGGGTGCAGAGCGTATCGGTCATGGTGTCAAAGCCGTTGAAGATCGCGCCCTGATGGATTTCCTTGCCGAGCAGCGTATTGGTATTGAATCGTGTCTGACGTCCAATATTCAGACCAGCACAGTGGCATCACTGGCGCATCACCCGCTGAAAACCTTCCTGGAGCACGGTGTTCTGGCCTCACTGAATACGGACGATCCGGCGGTACAGGGCGTGGATATTATTCATGAGTACACCGTCGCCGCACCGCAGGCTGGCCTGAGTCAGGATCAGATCCGCCAGGTGCAGATTAACGGCCTGGACATCGCCTTCCTGACGCCAGCAGAGAAACAGGCGCTGAGGGATAAAGTCGCCCGCGGCTAA
- a CDS encoding YdgA family protein: MKKSVVAVGVIVALGVVWTGASWFTGKQLESRLAEMVAQANGELKRGAPEAGVELAYQNYQRGVFTSHMQVVVKPVAGNENGWLKPGQSVVLDEVVSHGPFPLAQLTSFNLIPSMASVHTVLVNNDLTKPLFDLAKNESPFEVNTRISYAGDTRSSIDLKALNYEKDNEKVTFSGGNFKVDADRDGNVFSLTGAAESGLINAVNEYGQKVQLTFNNLKADGDSKMTDFKERIGNQKLSFDKIAIAVEGKEMAVLEGMEVDGKSDVSKDGKSINTQLDYALKSLKVQNQDLGTGKLSLKIGNIDGQAWHEFSQKYSKESQALLSNAALQQNPEVYQQQAMAVLMNNLPILLKGEPVITVAPLSWKNSKGETNFNLSLFLKDPATATGEPQTLAQEVDRSVKSLDSKLAIPVDMATEFMTQIAKLEGYGDEDAGKLASQQVKGLAAMGQMFRITKMEDNTISTSLQYANGQVTLNGDKMPLEDFVGMFGMPALGMPEPAEPAAPAVPEAPAAPAAPAAPQQ, encoded by the coding sequence ATGAAAAAATCGGTCGTAGCGGTAGGAGTGATTGTAGCGTTAGGCGTGGTCTGGACAGGTGCCTCCTGGTTTACCGGGAAACAGCTGGAAAGCCGTCTGGCTGAGATGGTGGCACAGGCTAACGGAGAGCTTAAGCGTGGTGCGCCGGAAGCAGGCGTGGAGCTTGCCTACCAGAATTATCAGCGTGGTGTCTTTACCAGCCATATGCAGGTGGTTGTCAAGCCTGTCGCCGGTAATGAAAATGGCTGGCTGAAACCGGGCCAAAGCGTGGTGCTGGATGAAGTGGTCAGCCACGGTCCGTTCCCGCTGGCACAGTTAACGTCTTTTAACCTGATCCCGTCGATGGCGTCTGTTCATACTGTACTGGTGAATAACGACTTAACCAAACCTCTGTTTGATCTGGCAAAGAATGAGTCACCTTTCGAGGTTAACACCCGCATCAGCTACGCCGGTGACACACGTTCCAGTATCGATCTGAAAGCACTGAACTACGAGAAAGATAACGAGAAAGTGACCTTTAGCGGGGGGAATTTCAAGGTTGATGCTGACCGCGATGGAAATGTCTTCTCCCTGACCGGTGCAGCAGAGAGCGGCCTGATCAATGCCGTCAATGAATACGGTCAAAAGGTTCAGCTGACGTTCAATAACCTGAAAGCCGATGGCGACAGCAAGATGACCGATTTTAAAGAGCGTATCGGTAATCAGAAACTCTCTTTCGACAAGATTGCTATCGCGGTTGAAGGGAAAGAGATGGCCGTGCTGGAAGGCATGGAGGTGGACGGCAAATCCGACGTGTCTAAAGACGGTAAGAGCATCAATACCCAACTGGATTACGCCCTGAAGAGCCTGAAAGTGCAGAACCAGGATCTGGGGACCGGCAAACTGTCGCTGAAGATTGGCAATATCGACGGTCAGGCGTGGCATGAATTTAGCCAGAAATACAGCAAAGAGAGCCAGGCACTGCTGAGCAATGCCGCGCTGCAGCAGAATCCGGAAGTTTACCAGCAGCAGGCCATGGCGGTGCTGATGAACAACCTGCCAATCCTGCTGAAAGGCGAGCCGGTTATCACTGTGGCCCCGCTGAGCTGGAAAAACAGCAAAGGCGAAACCAACTTTAACCTGTCCCTGTTCCTGAAAGACCCGGCAACCGCAACGGGTGAACCTCAGACGCTGGCGCAGGAAGTGGATCGCAGCGTGAAGTCACTCGACAGCAAGCTGGCCATCCCTGTGGATATGGCGACCGAGTTTATGACCCAGATTGCGAAGCTTGAAGGGTATGGCGATGAAGATGCCGGCAAGCTAGCGAGCCAGCAGGTGAAAGGCCTGGCGGCAATGGGCCAGATGTTCCGCATCACGAAGATGGAAGACAACACCATTTCCACCAGCCTGCAGTACGCCAACGGTCAGGTCACGCTGAACGGCGATAAAATGCCGCTGGAAGATTTTGTCGGGATGTTTGGTATGCCTGCCCTGGGGATGCCGGAACCGGCTGAACCTGCAGCGCCGGCCGTGCCTGAAGCACCCGCTGCACCCGCTGCACCCGCTGCACCACAGCAGTAA
- the rsxB gene encoding electron transport complex subunit RsxB, which yields MSTVWIAIASISVLGLVFGLILGYASRRFAVEDDPVVEKIDELLPQSQCGQCGYPGCRPYAEAVGVQGEKINRCAPGGEAVMLKIAALLNVDPQPVDGDEDVQEPVRALAVIDEANCIGCTKCIQACPVDAIVGATRAMHTVVADLCTGCNLCVAPCPTQCIALRPVEPTTESWKWDLQTIPVRIIPVEQHA from the coding sequence ATGAGTACTGTCTGGATAGCCATCGCCTCTATCAGCGTGCTGGGGTTGGTGTTTGGCCTTATTCTGGGTTACGCCTCCCGCCGTTTCGCGGTAGAGGACGATCCTGTTGTAGAAAAAATCGATGAGCTTCTGCCGCAAAGCCAGTGCGGGCAGTGTGGCTATCCTGGCTGCCGCCCCTATGCCGAAGCGGTAGGCGTGCAGGGTGAAAAAATTAACCGCTGCGCACCCGGCGGTGAAGCGGTAATGCTGAAAATAGCCGCCCTGCTTAACGTTGACCCGCAACCTGTTGACGGCGATGAAGATGTGCAGGAGCCGGTTCGCGCCCTCGCCGTGATTGACGAAGCGAACTGCATCGGCTGCACAAAATGCATTCAGGCATGCCCTGTCGACGCCATCGTTGGCGCAACGCGCGCCATGCACACCGTCGTGGCGGATCTGTGCACCGGCTGTAACCTCTGCGTGGCGCCCTGCCCGACGCAATGTATCGCGTTGCGCCCGGTTGAACCGACTACCGAAAGCTGGAAGTGGGATCTTCAAACCATTCCGGTTCGCATCATTCCTGTGGAACAACATGCTTAA